CAACCCAACAAGATCCTATCCCAAGTGCTGTTGCCGCAATAAGAATATTCTCCATTGCTGCAGAACAATTTAGAGGCCATCTACCAGGATATTTTTCAAGAGATGGGTCTGCAACTACAATTATTGCAACATTAGCCTGCAAAAGCATATGAGCATATTGATGATAGTTAAGAACTTCTTTTAATAAATTCTTGTCCTTCACCACTATGTAGTGGCAAACATTGCTCCCACCTGCTGAAGGAGCAGACATTGCTGCTCTTAAGATAGTTTCTATATATTCCTGGGGAATTTCTTTATCTGTATACATCCTTATACTTCTTCTATTAAACAACGCTTCTATAGCATCCATATAGCAACCTCCTAATTAAAAATTTTATTAACATTTTAAAAGATTTTCAGCAATAATTAGAATATCTACAGGCCAAAATATTTGTGGTCTAGGATATGTAACCTTTGGCAAACCCTTTATAGATCTGCTTGAAAGAATCTTATCTTTGAAATACAGAGGAATATTTTCTAATCCATATAAAGCACCAAACAAAGAACCCACTAAAGCACAATTTTTAGAAGTGTCTCCTCCTCTTATTGATGTTTTTATAATCGATTCTTCAAAGGAACTTGAGTTTAGTAATTCATAAAATAAATTTTGAATACAAATCAAAACGTTTTCAGATTTTTCATTGTGATTTGGATGAGCCTGAGTCTTTGCATTAATTAAAGCGTTCTTTACATTATCTGAAAAATCGTTTTCGCTTACAAATCTGAGAGCATATCTATATAAGTCTTCTTTTGTCAGTCTTCTCTTTAAAGCTAACCTTATAGTATATAAAAATATTTTTGCACACTCCAAACAAAGAGAATTTGGGTTAGTTATCTTACAATCCTTTTCTACAATATCAAAAGCCTCTTCAAACGAAGAGTTTAAAGTAAATATTGCTATAGGAATAATCCTTAACAAAAAGGAATTTGAAATATCGTCAATAGATTCAGAAGAATAACTTTCTGGAATGTGAAACAAATAGTTAAGAGCACTAAAGGAACTTGATTCTGAAAAACTTACCTCTAACGGTTCAGAATTATACCAATATAAATAGGATTCTATAACTTTTTTAAAGTCATACGAGCAATATTTTGATAGAACTCTTGACAAAATAATAACTATTTCAGAATTTACAGGTTCTAACATTTGATTTTCAATAGTAAAGTCGATAACCTTTTCATTACTATTAGAGTATCCAAACGAATCACCAACTATCAATCCCATCAAGGTGCCTTGAACCTTAGATAATAAACATTTATCTTTAACACTCTTGCCAAGCTTTGGAGTTTCTGTCTGATTAAGGTTAAGAACATTTTCAAGCGGCGGTCTATAAAGCACACTCTTCCAATTTTTGCCAACAAAATCCCTTATTACTTTATAATCTCCTCCAAAACATACCTGTCCACATCCACTATAACCTTGCTTTGAGTATCTAACTTCTTTGCCCGTTTCATCATAAAGATTTAATCTATTGCCAACTAAAAGAGCATGTGGTGCAGCATAGGTAAATGTTGTTGGATTTGAACAATCAATCGCAAAAACCCCTTCGCCAACTGAACATAAAGCTAATCTATAGGAAAAAGATGGAACACATTTATATTTATACGGATAACAAAGGATTGAATTAGTTTTGCTGTTTTTATCAGCCTCATATGAGGTAAGAATAACATTAGATTTAAGGTCACTAGTTGTTTTCTGTTCATTTCTATATACGCATTCCAATCCCTTTGACCAATAAAATAAGTCATCAAAATTAAATGAATAAACCACTCCCAAAACCAATTCTCTGTTGGACAAAAGCGCAATTGAAACGCATGCACCTCTATAGCCTTTTGTAAATGGTTCTAAACCAGAAAGAGCTGAAACTATCCAATATATATTATTTTCATGAGTTGACTGTGACAATATCCCCATAGATTCACAGTGAAACCCATATGTTGGAAATTTTTCTCTTAAAGACAAATAAATCTTTTCTTCTATATCCTCAACTTTGTTAGAAGCTAATTTTGGATTTTCTACGAATAATTTATCAAAGTATGATCCAACTT
Above is a genomic segment from Thermodesulfobium narugense DSM 14796 containing:
- a CDS encoding nitroreductase family protein, which translates into the protein MDAIEALFNRRSIRMYTDKEIPQEYIETILRAAMSAPSAGGSNVCHYIVVKDKNLLKEVLNYHQYAHMLLQANVAIIVVADPSLEKYPGRWPLNCSAAMENILIAATALGIGSCWVGIYPVEERINGLRKIFNIPENLVPFAIASLGFPAERKKPHGELDKSIIHNNKW
- a CDS encoding inositol monophosphatase family protein; protein product: MQEVFFYDELNIAVSLAKEVGSYFDKLFVENPKLASNKVEDIEEKIYLSLREKFPTYGFHCESMGILSQSTHENNIYWIVSALSGLEPFTKGYRGACVSIALLSNRELVLGVVYSFNFDDLFYWSKGLECVYRNEQKTTSDLKSNVILTSYEADKNSKTNSILCYPYKYKCVPSFSYRLALCSVGEGVFAIDCSNPTTFTYAAPHALLVGNRLNLYDETGKEVRYSKQGYSGCGQVCFGGDYKVIRDFVGKNWKSVLYRPPLENVLNLNQTETPKLGKSVKDKCLLSKVQGTLMGLIVGDSFGYSNSNEKVIDFTIENQMLEPVNSEIVIILSRVLSKYCSYDFKKVIESYLYWYNSEPLEVSFSESSSFSALNYLFHIPESYSSESIDDISNSFLLRIIPIAIFTLNSSFEEAFDIVEKDCKITNPNSLCLECAKIFLYTIRLALKRRLTKEDLYRYALRFVSENDFSDNVKNALINAKTQAHPNHNEKSENVLICIQNLFYELLNSSSFEESIIKTSIRGGDTSKNCALVGSLFGALYGLENIPLYFKDKILSSRSIKGLPKVTYPRPQIFWPVDILIIAENLLKC